The nucleotide window CGTGCTTTCGAAATTTAGTAGTGCACACTTTAACGATTGCTAAATACCGTTTGtgagaaataatattagtaaTGTTTCAAAATATAGATAATGGAAAATGTTAATGTTATCTTATCGCGTATCGATGTTGCGATGGTTGCGACTATTACAGAGAAAGTTTCAACATGTTTCCATCGTCGGGCAACCGGTTTAATTAGACGCGTTAGTCGAAGGAACGTACCCAGAACCATGGTGCACAATAACGGCAGCCAAGTCGTAAAGATGACTATTCTGAGCGCCCAATCTTGTCCCAGTCACGCCACGCACAGTAAACGCGGACATGTCGAGAGACTCCATTGGGAAATCTACCTGCGTGTCCACCTTCGAGCGATAAGAATTGCACCACCTAAATCTTTTAATGTGAAGGCACAACACCTGCGAAAAGAACAAAGTATGAGGCACCGAtcaaagcttttttttttttttgtgggtCACACGTTCGTGCAAACTACATCGATCGAAGCATGTACGtccgcgaataataaaaaaaaaaaacgtctaaCGAAACGAGAGCGACGTCGAAAAAGTCAATACGCGTTAGACAAGAAGAGTAGAGAtgcaaaatgttaaaaaaattaaagattttattatattatttttaatacaaaagtttagtattaggttttttttttttttatattaagacttcttcaaaataatttaagattcGATTGTCTTTTATTTCACTAAAAATTCAGCACTCAGATCTTGAGAAACGTAAACGATACTCACGTTAGGCAGCCTGTGTATCCAGAACCTCTTGGTAGACCTTTGCTTGCCCATGCAATTGTCGCAGAAGTAGAGCTCGCTGTCGGCCAGCTCTTCAACCTTGAAGAATCTAGTTAGACTGTAAGTCAAACTGCACACCTCGTCCTGCTCCTTCGTCCTGGTTCTCTGCAGTCTGTCCGGTATGTCCAGCGAAAGGTCCTGGAAGGGCTCGTGCGTCTTCGAGTCCGTGCGACAGTTCATACAGTGGACCTGCGCGAGGAAACGCGATCCATAATTCGTCCGCGCTTCTCCCAAgaagaaaacgaagaagaaCATGACTTTGGCAAGCGACATCAGTCTCTCGAGAGCGCAGGAATCCTCTCTCGCCCAAAGTGGGCTGCGAGGGACGTTCGTTTCGCGCGCAATCGAGGCTCTCTGTCCGGAGAATGAGCCGGTTCAACTTACCACGCTAAGAAGAGTGCCTCCGAACACGGCGGTGACAATACTCTGCTTGCCGCGCAATCCTAGAGGCTCGTGTCCTAGCCTGGGCAAGAGCTGCAGTAGCTCGGTGTGCAGTCGGTCGAGCATGTACGTGAGAAACTCGTGGGCGTCCTGCTGCTGGTACCCTCGAAATCTCGGCACGACCTTCCAGATGGCGAGGAACAAGCACTCGGGCGATATCGCCTGGCCGTTCGACCCACCCAGGCTTAGACCAAGTAACACCTTTCGTAATTCCTCGGCGAGAAGAGCGTCACTCATCGACATCTCTTTCGCGCGACCCGGCGTGACGATGCGACCGCGATGAGTCGGCGGTCCGGTTGACTCATCGAAAGCGATGCCCTCGAGACACGGCATCTGCGTTAGGTACTCGCAGAAGTGGCTGATGTTGTTGAAGGATTGCAGCACCACGTTCATGAAGCAAGTGTTGCCGAGGTTCCTCAGCCCGACGACCTTCTTTTCTTTGGTACTCTTGGAGCTGCGACGCTTGGCCGGCCGGTTGTCCGCGCTGCTTGCGTCCAGGGAGTGTAGCCTTTTACGGGCCGTCCTCGGTCGCAGATTTCTAACCACCACCTCCGCCTTCCACAGGGCGTCCGGATCGTCGTTGTCGTGATCCTCGCCCGCGCCATCGCGCGATCTCGAAGACGGGGGAGTCGTCGGTGGCGACGTGCTCCAGCTCTCATCGTTCTCCTTGTGCTCGTCTTTGCGGAAGGTTACGCGCCGTATCTTCTCGATTTGCCCACTCGTGGTATCGTTCACCACATACTCGTCGCAAGTATAACTGAAAGAATTGaaacagtttttattttttttaatattttttttttctctcacagATATCGCCGGTTATCTATCGCGCcgcgcgaagaaataaaatgctaCGTCTGAATCCGCCAgtaatgcaaaatttttatacccAGAATTCGATTcacgattttatttcgacATATCGGAAGTCTtgagaataaatataaatgaaaaagtaCACGTTTGCCTCGTCAGTTCTCTATTTACAGCGATGCTTTCTCTCAGCATCTCGAATATTTCTGTCTATTGGCACGACACTATTTCGAAGGTGTCAAGTTCGGCGGTTGAAAGCCTCGTCATACACAGAAATAAATCAATCGATGCGAATGATAAGCGGTGTTTATAATTCATCCGCGCGACTCTAATGTATTTTCTCTTGTTACAGGAGACTCGATTTATACGTAGATGGACGTATCGCGTATCGACGAATGTGGAATTTTGCAACTGGTACGCGCGAGACACGCTGGACATCTTTGCGTGCCTCTTCTCGTTCGGGTGCCGAGTTCTTCGAAACTGTACCGGTTTCGACGGAGGAGAGACAACGCCGACGGAACGGACTACTGGTGCACGAAAACGGGTGAAAGCGCCGGGATGCGAATGAGACTCACCAGAATACTGCCAGGCTCTCACAGTCTATGCACACGCAGTGTTGAGTATTAGTCTCGTAGTGCTGCAATGCGTGGCCAGCCACGTATCGTCCGCAATGCACAGAGCCGCAGTGCAGACAAAGCCAGGGACTCTTCTCGGTGCCGCATActacggaaaataattaataatgagataattatataattagatAGATAATAATGAGAAGCTGGTATTTAATATTGCAGTTAGTTGACGAAATCTCTGTTTGCGAATCATCTCCTGCATCGAACtgaataaaatcgaattttaCTCGTACAATTCCGAGATATATTTAAAGCAGATCGTTCCAATTTTCAGGTAAATTTATCTGTCAGGTAAGTACGTGTCTATCAGATAGTACATTGAAGATGGACATATAATTGTCTGCTCGACAAATTTAGCAGAAAGTTGGCACGAATCTTTTTGAAGGTGGTAAAGTTTAAGTTACATACTTTTGGTATGAATGGATGTGACGGAAGCTGATGCGTAAATGTAAAGGAATGTCAATTATAACATCAATTATCTTAAGATCTTTTACAGAGAATTACAACATGCAAAAAATGTGGACAgcgtatgtatacatatactttaATTATCAGCGATATCACTGTTCCATATCGTGCGATTAACGCTAAATGTgaccattttatttttatcacaatcacgaatttgatttctttttacagataAACTTCAACATAAGATAATCAGGCTTAgtgctaaatttaaattaaaataaaattttaatattacaattataacataattaataaagctcTAAGTCTCcgaaaacattaaaattctttttacattaaaaaataaagattagacgtgttctaatatttttcaataaatactcgccttaattaattaaaaaaaaagaacagtttaaaagaaaaaatctccttaaaaattaaaaatatattttcccctgttaaaatattacgcatataacttagaaaaaaaaaaaatcttaaactCTATCaactatattaaaattttgacaaGTGCTAATTTGATAAGACCGCTAAATATAGCGATGGATACGTAAATTTAAGGCTGTAATAAGCTTCGgatacatttcttttaaagaGTTGTCAATAATCTTACATGATCGGATCAACAACCGTCCAGTCGCAAAATGTATTATATCTGGTGGTTGCGAAATTGCACGCCAGCACCGCCGTGCCGTTTCGGCTCGTCGCAGCTTACGTAATTCTCAAGAGACCGCGTAAAAGCGGGGTGCGGTAGCGAGCACAGGTTTGACACACCCCTTTCGCTgccgatcgatcgcgaaatgTCTCAGAATCTCATCGGGCTTCGAATTCCCGGTGATCTGCTTTTCTTAATCAACGAATCTTGTTAGGAAAACGTGAGGCGTACCTTCGCAGATGTCGCGAGAGACGTGAAATCTCGAGGCTcggaatattataattatgtaaatgtaGAATTTACAAAGGCCGTGTCCCTccaacaattaatattttaaatattttacaaaggcccatgttttaattatatatatttttaaataagaagaaaggaatgtatgtacatatatcttttttttgtttgaattatttttattttatttttttttaacgaagtCGTGACTTCTGATAAAAAGTTACAGCAGGCAAGCGGtcgcaaaattataaaatatcaagaTCTCAGAGTCGGCTGAAATTCTCTGATTCAGGAAATCGAAAGGCGGTGAATCCGTCAGCGCTTACGTATGCAAAGTACATGCAGGCGGATTCGAATTCGCATTCGAAACTCGTCGTAATCTGTCTTTGAATTTTTCTCATAGCTAGCCGcgtcgtttattaatattcgcaAACATCGTGGGTGTTACGTAATGGcagggagggaggaaaaaaaaaaagggacgcgTTTCCCAGAACGTAATTGAAAAAAGCGCGAGTGCACGAACGGTATGAAACGCTGAAAGACCGCGCGGAAATCCGATCTCATCGAAGTTGATTTTTACTTAGGGTGTCGGATTTGTTTTTGGCGTCGAGTACCGAGTTTTAAAACGCACCAGACTGCTCTATCAGCAAGTTTTAATCAGTAGCTCGTTGCTATGAGAATATTGTGACGAAGAATAGGAAGCCGTGAAACCGAGTGGGTTTAGTTTACGATAAAACCTCgaccaagtttttttttccttaaagGCCGTAAAGgccttattatttattttcaacaattcTCGATTAATTTCGGAATGTCTAAAAGCGATCAAAAGGTAGTTCCCTGAGTAGACGATACTTCacagattaattattacaaataaaaattatatcaacgCAGTAGACACCGCGGTGGAACGGTACGAATTAAATACAGCTCGATCGAAATTACAACtccagcaattttttttcgacgcgccGATGAAAGAAATGGCACGTTTAGCATATTGTTATTGTCGAAGTCTGCCGGCGAATAAATCCGTTGGAACCGACGTAGATGGTGTAGAGTACGGCGATGCAGCTGTGAATGTTCAATGTGTCATCGTAGATAACGAACAACGTAACGAGGAACGTTATCGGtcgaaaaaaatgcataaactTTTATGGCGACGACGCGCGCGGCGTCGTTCGCACCGCACATTCGTTCATTCATTCAATGTCCGCttgtttaataaaacgatCTGGTGGATCCTCACGGATGTTCCTCGTGAATCGCCGGAGCAACTATCATTACGAGTGACGTGACGGCGAACGAGAAAAAAGGGAAGCGATTAAGcggcgaaattttatttattcaaatgcCCCCGGCGGGGCGTTCGTTCATTATTCATGATTTCGCGTCGAAGGTAGGAAGAAAGtacgtgaaaataattcaacgaTTACCGCTGCTCGAGAATTACTACGAGGTCCTCGTGTACGGAGAAAAAGTTTGCACTGAGAATCATTATGGTGTCACAGCAGTTGCGAATCATCAAGGGATTGTAAGATTAAATTACTACGCTATTGTCCGCTGTGGCATTTAAACTTGCgttagatttaaatatataatttcaagaCGGTCCGCGACTGCTACGAACGCCACGGTAATTTTTGGCTGACAGTTTTCTCCTCGTAGGCACGGCGAAGCTAGAAACGTGAATGATGTATACGACTTAAAGATATACGCTCGTACGGTATCGTAAAATTTCAGAATTCTCGATTATAAATCATCGTcgtaatctttaaaaaaaaaggaaaaaaaagcagcgaCATGATCGATGATTAAACTCCGGGAATTATTTTTGGAAGTTGCGTCAGCATCGAGCACGAGCGTCATTAGCGAACCAGAAATCGAAAGTCCCAGCCGTGGTGGAATCGTGGCGATCGAGGTTACATCAATTGTTGCAAGATTGCGTCGAAGTATGTACTAGAAACAATGGCTGTATTCGGTAGAAAAAAGCTGCTTCGCAGCTGTTgaaattatcgcgaatttAATTGATGTACGCGTTCAGATTTCAGGGATTAAAAGCGCACGCAAATTAGATTAATGATTTTTACATCGGCTGCAAATGTATCACTTCTGTCGAATGCAACTGTCTACTTAAAGAAATGGCTATATTAGACATATCTCTTGCTCTGTATCTTGccgtgtaatattaaattctgcCACGCCTACGCAGATGACGTTGTCATTGTTATCATCTGAAAGTCGACGTGTTGGTTTCGCCGAGAGAATAAAAGCATCGTAAAATGactgaaagaaaatttaaagagaaatttttcaGCCGCGAAATTTTGTCAAGTTGTTAAATTCTGAAATAACTGCAAttgcgcttaaaaaaaaaaaagacttaatTATTGTGATTTATATCAACGGAAGTGACGCATTCcttcttttccccttttctctGAATATTTTGTAGCTCTGCGTGTAGAAAgtatttaaatagttttcaaacgtaaaaaaagaatttgtctaaGACGTTTAGCGTCCCGTTCGCGGTACATTTGGCAGCCCGACAGAGATCAAGAGCGTCTCGCTTCCTGCCTACGATGCGAGACAAGCTGTCTACGTGAAAAAGGGTACTCGGTATCGTAAAGTATCCACGTCGAGAGAACGGTATCAAGGTGGGTACGAGCGTCTTCGCTCTCGCCGCTCGATCAGCGGCGGCGTGATTATCGATTTTAATGTTGTGCAGTTAAAGGTAGGCATCAGCAGCCTGCATCAGCAGCCAGCACCCAGTAGCAGGCCGCGGGAAAAGCGACGTAGCGGTGGGGCAGCGCCGCGGACGAGGGTCCTTTTATAGTACGTAAGGGGCGatacttcttcttttttttttttcttttttattttttttttctctcttttctctctcctttctgcccctctctttctcgcggctATCAGCCGGCGCGGAAAACATGCGACGACTACCACCGCGGCGCGATTCCACGGAGGCATTTCGATCGATCCACCGCCGGATACGTCGCGATTCGCCAAGCGTGAACCGCTCTCTCGCCCGGTTTCTCGCGACGCTAATCGCGGACGCCACGTCCTCGCGGACCCGCTGAGATAATGTAACAGGGAAAATTTCTCCGAACGAATCCCCGACGTTCTTATTTGGAGTAATTACCTCGGCCGTTAatgccgcgcgataaaatggCTGCGGAGTCTCATTCGGAGCGAGATCAGATGCCTTTAAGCGTTATTAAGAATAAGCGTCCGTGATACGCAAAGAgatgtgaaattaaaattatctagaTGTCAAAAACGAGCGCACGCCCACTAAGGAATCGTAATTTTGATAGCGAACTAAGGGCTTTGTGCTtcaattaatgttaatttaaatcgacTCGAGCAAAAGGACGCCGGTGCTTTTCATCCTTGACAGACTGCGAAGACATCGCGCCGAAAGAGCGAGAATCCGGTGGCTATCGCCGATAGCACCGTGTTGAGTAATCAAACGTCCGCGAGGAGGAAAGTGTGCGCTCGCTCGACGAGAGACTGACTCACCGTCGAAGTGACGTATCTATCGTCTTTTACACATAtttacgaatattatttttttgtaaatccATGTGCGTTACCATTTTACACCTCGTCGTCAAAATCTGGAATGTCCTTTAAGTTATTTTCCACGGATCCTTCGTACGGTACGCATCAAGATTTATCAGTGACGAGCAGTTCTTTATTCTTATAAACATAACAATAGGCaacggttcttttttttttctttctttcttttctttttttctttcgctcgaTTAATGGCAAGAAAATGGCATCGGTATGATAAACATAAAACAATGCCGCGAGTGGAATTAATAACGCAGCTAGACACTCGGGCCTCGATGCTTTccttctattaattaatagataacGTTGTTCCCGTTTGAGTGAGATAAAACTCGACGTCCGCTAATATCATCGACTTATAGCTACACAATCCTACGAAGTCATCCGTATTCTTTTCACAGTTATCTCGAACAGTAATAGCATtctttcccctcttttttaatttttttctcttcagtTTATCTATCTCAATATCGTATGTTTCTCCTAGCCTCTTCTAATCAtaccttttcctttttaaagcGACTGCAATTCGAACGCTTCTGCGGATCGATTATCGTACggtggtttaaaaaaaaaaaaaagaaagaaaaactcgAAAGTCGAACGGAAATATTAGAAGCATAATAcattacgtttattaatttattacgtttacaT belongs to Cardiocondyla obscurior isolate alpha-2009 linkage group LG23, Cobs3.1, whole genome shotgun sequence and includes:
- the LOC139111212 gene encoding ubiquitin carboxyl-terminal hydrolase 3 — its product is MECPHLAQSVRFGDDNVDGSGCAVKDLPFVCAVCGTEKSPWLCLHCGSVHCGRYVAGHALQHYETNTQHCVCIDCESLAVFCYTCDEYVVNDTTSGQIEKIRRVTFRKDEHKENDESWSTSPPTTPPSSRSRDGAGEDHDNDDPDALWKAEVVVRNLRPRTARKRLHSLDASSADNRPAKRRSSKSTKEKKVVGLRNLGNTCFMNVVLQSFNNISHFCEYLTQMPCLEGIAFDESTGPPTHRGRIVTPGRAKEMSMSDALLAEELRKVLLGLSLGGSNGQAISPECLFLAIWKVVPRFRGYQQQDAHEFLTYMLDRLHTELLQLLPRLGHEPLGLRGKQSIVTAVFGGTLLSVVHCMNCRTDSKTHEPFQDLSLDIPDRLQRTRTKEQDEVCSLTYSLTRFFKVEELADSELYFCDNCMGKQRSTKRFWIHRLPNVLCLHIKRFRWCNSYRSKVDTQVDFPMESLDMSAFTVRGVTGTRLGAQNSHLYDLAAVIVHHGSGAGTGHYTAFAVHDGQWFHFNDSSVRPATTDAVAKCKPYILFYVRREFSIPPPL